The DNA window AAAGATCTGCCTCTTCAATCAAGAGTCGATTAGCTTCAACGCTTGTCAAACGTTCATCTTGATAATCAATTGGTAGACCAAAACGTTCAAGAACCATTTGGCCATAGCGACGCGAAGCATCAACTCTAGGGCCTTCGGTATTATTCATATTTTTTGGTAAACCAATCACGATACCGGTCGCTTTTTTTTCAGCAATGATTTCGCCAAGCCGATCTAAACCGAACTCGCCTTGATTTTCATTAATTCTGATGATTTCAACCGAGCTGGATGTCCAACCTAGCGGATCAGACTGAGCTACACCGACT is part of the Oenococcus sicerae genome and encodes:
- the ruvX gene encoding Holliday junction resolvase RuvX; translation: MRLLGLDVGSKTVGVAQSDPLGWTSSSVEIIRINENQGEFGLDRLGEIIAEKKATGIVIGLPKNMNNTEGPRVDASRRYGQMVLERFGLPIDYQDERLTSVEANRLLIEEADLSREKRKKVIDSLAAQLILQNYLDKKGKLING